TATTTGAGTATTTTCAtgacaaactttttttttgtaaaagacaAACAAGTGGAACCTCTTCACACAAATCGCAGCGATGTAAATCACCCCTTATGTGTGTAAATTCAAGTTAATAAAATGTCTTTCCAGACTTCATTCTGATGCCATAAGAATTCTGGgcagattgtttttattttagcaagCACCACTAGTCATAGTGATGGTCCCCCTATATGCGTccaggaaagtgaggctcagatgaCTCATGCCACCCCATCTTGCACATCTCTGTGGGCCCAGTGGTGCAGGGTGGGGGCACATGGGTGTTGGGGAAGGAGGTGGGTCCGTTGGGAAATTTCTGAGATGTGCACGGCCTCCTGAGGGTGAGTCGGGAATCTGACTACAGGAAAGGAGGCATTTCCTCAGATTTATTAACTGAacaggacacagaaaacagaattcacaactttattgaaaatacaaaaacatgCCCTAAAACAGAGGGGCAAGAACTTTGGGCTGCTGAAACTTCAGCGGGCATTTGGGGAATGATGCTTGATGGTGAGATATGAGTGCGAATGTGGCTCAAAAGCACGCAGTGCCACACAGATCATTCCTGAGAAAATGGGGACTTCAAAAAGAACACAGATGGTAAGGCACCAGGCCTTGCCCCCTAAGGCCAGGCACGGGGAAGCCTACGTGGGAGCAACCAGGGCAGAACAGGCAAGACAAGAGGAGGAAAGTCCCGCAGGTTCAGCAGAGGCTGCCCCGGTGGTCCTGGCTCCGGAAGAACCCATATGACATCCAGCTCTTGAAGAATGGAGGCATCGCACAGTCCGAACAAGGTTAAGACCACGGTGCGGCCGAGCAGCACGGGCTGCGGCAATCTAAACCTTAATGGCCTctgttgtcttctccaaatggccctCCTCCTCCTGAACCAAACCTTCAATcgcagagaagaaaggaattggTTGAGTACACTGAGCATTTAATGTGCTCCACGTAAACACACAGCAGGCAGTGCTCCAGGCCCGTGACATTTAAACCGCATCCGGACAAGCTTTTCCCTTCCTGCTAAGACTGCAGGAAAGTGGCCACTGTGGCCTCCCTTCAGCGCACCCCAGTGAccgcccactgtgtgccaggctggggcttggctTTCTGCTTCGACCCTCTCCTCCCGACTGCCATGTCACTTCCCCACGCTTAGAAGCTGAGGAACTGCACTCTGCCCCTGCCGGGACTGCAACTACCCCTGGGATGGCTGTGCCCTGACAACTGCCCTCAGCTGTCCAGCTGCCACTGACCCGTACTCACTAGACCAGTGGCACCCTGCTTGCGGGGGAACAAGTGGGTGCCTTTCAAGTCATACTGAGGGGAACAGCACCCATTTGGAGAAGGCTGTGTTCAGGGTCCACTAAAGAGCCAAAAGGATGAGCCCGTTGAATCTTTCAACAGAAGCTTTCCGCCAAGGATGAAGGAAGGCCCATCCACCCTCTGAAACCTCTCCAGAGTGAAAACGATGGTACCGCAGGGAGGCTGGGTCACGGGGGCCCAGGGAGTTTGTGGCTTGTCTTGCTGGGACACAGTGTCCACCTGAAGCCTGGACACTGCCTTCGCCTTGCAGAAGTCGGGGGTAACGGGTGCTTACGCTAAGTGCGACCAACCTCAGCAAACCTCTTAAACCCTTGCCCAGCCCAGCGTCTGGGGGGAAGGAGGCACACCGCGGTCAGGGCCGTCAGTTCTGCACGCTCCACCCTGTTCCACCCTGCAGACCTTTCTGGGCCCAGGCCTGGGTTGGCTCTCTCTGCTCTGGCTGCAGGTCCAGGATGCAGGGCCATAGCCTCTGTTGCCCAGCACGGTGGGGTCCCCAGGCCCTGCTCCTCCCCCAGGAGATCCCCATGCCCTCCCTCATTCTGAGGGCAAGGACGTGGCGCTGACCTTTCAGGCAGGTAGCCAGCAACTGTGTGGGTCACAGAAGGGCTCCTCCCCAATATCTGCCAACAATTAACAGCCACAAATAAAGCCTGCCCTTCGCACTCCACTGTCCCCTCAGCATCTGAGTTAGGGAACTATGTTGGATCTCACATTTCTGGGAGTTCCTGGTCTGCGCCATTGTCAGGAGACAGAGGGCCCCCCCTCCCCCATCTGTGCCCTCAGATTCGCTCTGCCATCTCAGCATGTGGGTCCTTCTGCTGCATGAACAGGCAGTCTGCAACAGCCAGGGCCAAGGAGCTCGTCTGGGGGAGCCCAGGTGTACTAGTGGTCAAATCTGCATAAACATAACCAAAACGCAGAGCAGGCGACTGAGGTACAGGCCACTACTGGTTCCATATTACTAATCCTGGTTTCTTATTCAAACAGCTCCTGCTGTATGTGCAAAGTAGAGTGTGGGGCAGCCGCCATTAAAATACCGTCGGGGCAAATACTGTCTGAGCTCGCTCATACGTGGGACCTTACaaacagaggaaaggaaaaacaaaatcctaGAACAGGAGATGAAGATTTGCAGTTACCAGAGGCAGGGCTGCGGGAGGGGGCATTTGGAGTAGGGCGGTCCTCTTCCAAAAGACACAAGCTACCCTTTACAGTGTTAAGTGAGTCCTGGAGAaggtaatgtacaacatgatgccTGTAGTTCACACTGCTGTATGGCACACAGGGAAGCCAAGAGAagaaatcctaagagttctcatcacatgcaaaacacactttttctttctttctccgtAGCCTTGAAacacaatttttctttctttctttgtagccTTATGGTAGATGTTAACTACACTTacggtggtaatcatttcacaacatgTATAAGTCAAGTCCTATTGCTGTGCACCTTAACCTTATACAGtgctgtatgtcaactatatttcaataaaactaggGACCACGTCCTAGGGAAGTTCGGGCAGTAGAGTTTGGAAATGGATGGAAACCTCAGGTCGCTCTCCTTATTTGTTTCTGCCGTGTCCCCTTTCTTCCAGACCCCCACTGACCGAGCACTTTGCCTCCAGGGAGGGGAACCGACTCGCCGGGACGTCAGGGTTGCTCTTCCTCTGAGCTTGCTTCGCCTGCTTGAGGAAGCAGAGGCCTGGGCCTCCCTAGTCCTGGCCTGACCCGCCTGGGAGCCCAGCCCCCGGCCTTAGGCTGCCAGCACCCAGCGGCCTGCTTTGTTGGGCTGCTTTCCTGGCCCCCTGCCTGCCACCAGATCTGCTGCCTGCTTCCTTCACTGCACTCAATATatctacctgtgtgtgtgtgtctgtgcgtgtgtgagtgtgtgtctacCAGGTAAAGGATGCACGGATCCAAGACCACGTGAAATTCTCATTCACAGTTTCTTTTAACTTCAAAATGACAAACTCTCAGCCTGAGGGAATCTCGCCGCCACCTCTCAGTTACTGCTCTTACCCATTTTATGGATTAAATTAGAGCCTTAAAATACTTTGATTGCTCGCTCGTTGGAACCTTCTGTTTATGTATCTATCAGGGCCAAAGAGGATGAAGTACATTCGTATATACATATTCCTGTATACAAGGAATGGTATATTATggcaatttgtttttcctttaggaAACCAGGTTCCCCTGGTAATGGGAAATTTCCAAATGCTGCCGTTCATCTGTCCTGTTTGGCACCCACCAAATCCCCAAAGTTCAAAACTTATTTCCTAAATAGGAAGAAGGCAACAGAAACACAGGAATGTCAGAAAGCGTAGGACAAGGGTGTCCAAGCCCCGCAGCAGGTTTTAGAATTGCTGCCCTGACTAACTGCTTTTTCGGGTGCACTCACCTGCACTGTGGCTTCAGACACATCCACGATTCCTGCAAGTTCCTGTCTGAGGGGACAAAATCACAAGTGTTCAGCGTTTGGACTAGTGGATGAATTTAAGTATAGGATGCGATCTCattaatactttttccttttcagggAAATGTCAGTGATTTATTTTATGGACCAATTTCTGCAGTAGGAAAACTCACACCATGTCAAGATTTACAGTGAAATTAAGTCAACACAAAGCAGTTAAGAAAAGCCAAGTGTCCCAGGAAAAGGAGGCACGGTCCAAGACCACATGAAAATCTCATTCACAGTTTATTTTAATGGTACGAACTTCAACATGAGTAAAACCCTCGGCCTGAGGAAATATCGCCCCACTTCTCAATTACTGATCTTACCCCTTTCTATGGATTAAATTAGAGCCTTGAAACACCTTGATCGCTCACTCGCTCGACGTAACCCTCTGTATCTGTGTGTCTATCAGGGCCAAGGAGGCTGAAGTACATCCCTGGTAGACGTGAATGGACGGCACAAACTCTCTGCAGTTCACTCTCTGGTTCTGCTTAGCTTCCATTTTTCTGTGAGCCGCTGCCCCCATCCTCTGCACTACACTGTTCTGTACTATCCAGGCTGAAGCTTCCTTTAGGGACAGTTTTACCTCAAGAGCGAACGTTATGGAATGCAGAGAAATTACTAAATCATGATAAACGCTTTTCAGATGCAGCGCAGCGTTTACAAATGTAAAAGTCAATACCGAAACGACCCACAGTGAACTGATTTATCAAAATGTGAAAGAAAGGTAGGGACCCTGCCCTGATTTGCCCCTGCCGCGATTCTAGCACAACAGAGGAGCGCGGCTTGGTTTACCTCAATCCTGTGCACAACTATTTCCCTTGATTCCCGAAAGGCAGGGCCCTGACCCCCACCCTAGGACCCAGGTGTACAGGAGGGGACCCCAGCAGTCCTCCAGGTGGCTTTTAGCTCGAAAGGGGCGGAGGCATGTGGGAACCAAACGGGCCCCTGGGGCAGCCCACAAGCCCGGGGGTAAATTCGCGCCAAGCGGGGCTGTCGCTTACCGCAGGGCCGTGCTGGGATAGCCAGTGTGCTGGAAAACGTACTCCATTAGCAGCAGTTGGGAGTACGTGCAGGGGTGACGCTGGGCCCGCTGCGGCTCTTCTCTGGGCTCTGGATCCCCGATGGCGGCCTGCGCGGGCTGCTCCTCCTGCCCCGCCTCTCCAGGCTCTCTAGCTTCACGGCTGCCAGTGCCAACGGCCTCGAGGTTTCGCACCTCCACCAGGCCAGGGGCTTGGCCGCCAtggtcgccgccgccgccttcttgctctccgccttccgcaggcctCGCTTCTGCAAAGGAAGAAAGCCAAAGGTGAAGATCAGGGCGCTGGGGCCCAGGCTGTGGGAAGGAGGACATGAGGGGCAGCATCTAAGGGGTGTCCTGTCCGCCCGCCTCCCCCATGgattctttcttgggagttggCTGCAGTACATGTCCCGTCTGGCACCGACCACGCAGCTCTTCGCGGTCGTCCTCGGCTTCCCGTCTGCGAAAGCGGGCAAATTCGCGGCGGCACGGGGGCAGAGGCTCCATGTCCTGAGTGCGCACTCGAGGAGGCTGTGTGCGTCTGCAGATTCTGCGCTGGGCTCTCCTCAGATTCCTGGGACACAGAAAGCGCCAAGATGGCGGCCAacctccttccccttccttctgaCGCCTAGAAAGGCTTACAATGTGTCTAGCTGTACACGGGCTATGGTTTTTGCAACAACTCCTGGGGATGGGGGCAGGCCGAGGTGCGCATGCGTCCATCGACGGTTACAGTGTATCTAGTTGTACCGGGGCTCTGATGTTTTGCGACACTTCCTGGGGCTTGGGCctgccgggggggggggggggggggggggcgcccACCACCTGCTCCATCGCCTCCTCCCCAAGGCCTCCCACGACCCCTGCCACTCTGAGGCTCTCGGGCGCGGGCGGCTGGGCTGCTTCCGGAGGCGCCGCTGTGGCCGCCACGCTGACGGCTGAGGCCATTCTGGTCCCGGCCGGAGAGCCAACGCGCGAGCCAGAGCGGCGGCCCGGCGGGGGGCGGGCGGCTCTCCTGGGCTCGGCGCTCCTCGACCAACTGCGGCGCTTCCCCGCGGAGCATCCCCTTCACGGCTGCGCGAACCAGGCTCCGGAGCCGTTGTAGCCGCGACAATAGGGGGCGCTCTCGTGAGCGGGGCCTTGGCGTCCCGAACCTGATGCCACGCTCCCGCCCGAAGCCACGGAAACCCGGCCAACAGTTCCAGGCAAGCCGACAGACTGCAGCCCAGCGCAGTCTCTCTCCCCGGCTCCGGAGGAAGCAAACacacaagccagcccctccccctcacctctccggttcagacacgccctcactTGCCCAGGTAGTCACCCATTGACAGTGGGgtgagcttctctccacccccgaggatatgcaaatgcaccaaagccaggccaGACACCCgcgaaatgttacaattttacccacgatgcatttttaaatgttttttatttacacCCACTTATTCTTTTATGTAATACTATGTTAGTTGTAAAACGGCGATTGGCATGATGAAAATTGAAGGAATTCGTACAAGTcccaaacagaaagaacaaatccACTCACATCTCACAAAGATGAAATAATCAGGGCTGATATCGGTGATATTCAATGCTGGTTGATATTCTCACAGACATCCCTACGCACACAAGTATAGAGAAGAAAGGGTGAATGGATGAGTGTACACAGAGAGAGAATCTAGTAAGACTGGAATCATACCGCATAtgcttctaaaaaataaaaagtactaaatataaaatttacttcatttaacagaagaaaaagaaagaaaagagatagaaagaactGCTGAACCTGAGAAAAGTATTTCTTGACCACAAGAGACATTAGTCTCAcaaaattcccttttctccaggcTCCAGTGAGCTTGTCCCTGAGACATAATGTTTCTTAATAGTCTCCCAAGATGCCCACCTATCATTAAAAACAGCTGCAGAAATGTGCCAACAAGTGCAATTAGGTCAAGTGAGGCCTGCTTCATTACCATGGGGCCTCCTGTCCTGGACACTCGTGACGTCCTGGTCCTCACTGGTTAGAAATTGGAGATCAGAACTGGGCAAGCAGAGTGAATCGCTAAAAGAACCAGAATATGTGACTCCTTAAGCGAGCTTCTTTCCATTACGCCACATATGCCTCAGGGTATGCGGTGGCGCTAAGATATATATTATGGAGTAATATTTCTGAGGACTTCCTCTGTAGCTAGACATGGTGCTAGGTACTTAACGTATGTCATGTCATTTACTCTTCTCATCAGTTCTATGACATAGGTATTGCTATTATTCCCATCTTGTAGACAGTCTCCACACAGAAGTCCTCCCtaatgtatatatgcatgcatatacatacacatatatttacttatattaCATAGAATATATTTATACTTTACTTACATATAatatccatatatatacatacacttacTTATATACAAGGAccagaagtatttttttctttagaaaatcaCATTCTCTGGTAGTGGGAAATTCCTACAAGCTGGGTTTTACATATCCCATTTTCCACCCACGAAGAGCTAAGGTTCAAAACTTATTTTCCAAACATGGCTAATTGTTTTTTGttcaatattattttcatttatactgACCTGCCTGCTGGCTTCAGTCACATGCATGCATCTTGCAAGCTCCTTTCTGAGCGGAGAAAACCACAAACATTCAGCATATGAAGTTGTAGATGAAATTAAATACACCATAGTCAGTTCATggttgctttcatttattcattttttatttttttaaattaaggtatcattgatagacagtcttacgaaggtttcacagacaacattgtgatttcaacgtTCATCCATACTACATGATCGCTTTTAAATACTCAACCCACAATACCTCTCCCCTTGTATATTACTCTGTAGTACCCAGATGGTCTTCTCTCCACACTAAATTTAAGGGGCACCAAAAACTCAGGATTCTGGATAAATGACGCTTTTTGCACgacttttaaaaatccaaattattATTATGAACGCGTTAACAAAAACTTGAAGATAGGATCTGACCCGCCACTTGCACAACCAGCCATGCCTTACTCTTCTCACCTTGATCATGACCCTGGCTCCAATCAACCACTGTATTCAAAAACCTG
This DNA window, taken from Manis pentadactyla isolate mManPen7 chromosome X, mManPen7.hap1, whole genome shotgun sequence, encodes the following:
- the LOC130681890 gene encoding rhox homeobox family member 2B-like; this encodes MDACAPRPAPIPRSCCKNHSPCTARHIVSLSRRQKEGEGGWPPSWRFLCPRNLRRAQRRICRRTQPPRVRTQDMEPLPPCRREFARFRRREAEDDREELREARPAEGGEQEGGGGDHGGQAPGLVEVRNLEAVGTGSREAREPGEAGQEEQPAQAAIGDPEPREEPQRAQRHPCTYSQLLLMEYVFQHTGYPSTALRQELAGIVDVSEATVQVWFRRRRAIWRRQQRPLRFRLPQPVLLGRTVVLTLFGLCDASILQELDVIWVLPEPGPPGQPLLNLRDFPPLVLPVLPWLLPRRLPRAWP